CGAACACGGCTATCGGAACGCCTCTGCGGCCGAGATCGCCGAGCGGTGCGGGCTCTCGCAGCCGGGGCTGTGGCACTACTTTCCGAACAAGGATGCGCTGCTGACTGCGGCGCTCGCACACCGAGACCAGAACGACCTGGCCCGGTTCGGTCACGACTTGCCGTTGCGCGGCGCCGACGGGCTCCGGCGGCTGGTGACGCTGATCGAGGCGAAAGAGCAGGCACCCGATCTGGTGCGATTGTTCACGGTTGTCGCCGGGGAGTCGGTCACCGTGGATCATCCGGCCCGCGACTGGGCCGTTCGCCGCCACCGCACCATGCGATTGCACGCCGCCGCCGCACTCGAGGGCGGCGTCGCGAACGGAGAGTTCCGGTCCGGCATCGATATCCCGGCGATCGCCAGTCAGGTGGTCGCGACGATTGACGGGCTGCAACTGCAGTGGCTGCTGGATCCGGAGGAGATCGAGCTTGCGGCGGTCTTCGAGACGTATATCGAGAGCCTGATCGACTGCCTGACTGTCACGAACGACACCGAAGAGACCGGGTAACCCCGGCGATCTCGCGGTCGGGCCGCGGGCTCGACCGGCGCGACCGCCCCGGAACCGAGAAGGTTCCGGGGCGGTCGCGTGCGTGTCAGGCGGTCGTGTCGCGGACTACTTGATCTCCAGCAGGACGGTGCCCTGGGTGACCGCGGCGCCGGCTTCGACGGCCAGGCCGGTCACGGTGCCGTCCTTGTGCGCGGTGACCGGGTTCTCCATCTTCATGGCCTCCAGCACCACCACCAGGTCGCCGGCCGCGACGGTGTCGCCCTCGGCGACGGCGACCTTGACCACGGTGCCCTGCATCGGTGCCGCCACGGCGTCGCCGGAGGCGGCCTTGGCGCCGCCCTTGGTCCGCGAACGGGACTTGGGCTTGCGGCGGATCGCGCCGTCGCCGCCACCGTTGCCGCCGGACAGGTTCAGGTCGCCCGGCAGGGATACCTCGACGCGTCGGCCACCGACCTCCACGACCACGCTCTGCCGCGGCAGCTCCTCGTCGTCGTCGGTCTGCGCGCCGCCGCCGCTGTACGGCTCGAGCGGGTTCTCCCAGTCGGTCTCGATCCACTTGGTGTAGACCTCGAACGACTCGCCGTCACCGATGAACGCCGGGTTCTCCACGATGTGGCGGTGGAAGGGGATGACCGTGGCGAGGCCGTCGACCTCGAACTCGGCGAGGGCGCGAGCGCTGCGCTCGAGGGCCTGCTGCCGGTTCTCGCCGGTGACGATCAGTTTGGCCAGCATCGAGTCGAACTGGCCGCCGATCACGTCGCCCTGGCGGACACCGGAATCGACGCGCACGCCCGGGCCGCTCGGCTCGCGGTAGACCGCGACCGGGCCGGGGGCGGGGAGGAATCCGCGGCCGGCGTCCTCGCCGTTGATGCGGAACTCGAAGGAGTGGCCGCGCGGGGTCGGGTCCTCGGTGAGCTCCAGGGCCTTGCCCTCGGCGATGCGGAACTGCTGGCGCACCAGGTCGATGCCCGCGGTCTCCTCGGTGACCGGGTGCTCCACCTGCAGGCGGGTGTTGACCTCGAGGAAGCTGACGGTGTCGCCCTGCACCAGGTACTCCACGGTGCCCGCGCCGTAATAGTGCGCCTCGCGGCAGATGGCCTTGGCGGAGGAGTGGATGCGGGCGCGCTGGTCGTCGGTGAGGAACGGCGCGGGGGCCTCCTCGACGAGCTTCTGGAAGCGGCGCTGCAGCGAGCAGTCGCGGGTGCCGGCGACGATCACGTTGCCGTGCTGGTCGGCGATCACCTGGGCCTCCACGTGGCGGGCCTTGTCC
The nucleotide sequence above comes from Gordonia sp. PP30. Encoded proteins:
- a CDS encoding TetR/AcrR family transcriptional regulator, whose amino-acid sequence is MFARSAAWQLRSLLMRPQPQRRARGEARREQIISEALRVFAEHGYRNASAAEIAERCGLSQPGLWHYFPNKDALLTAALAHRDQNDLARFGHDLPLRGADGLRRLVTLIEAKEQAPDLVRLFTVVAGESVTVDHPARDWAVRRHRTMRLHAAAALEGGVANGEFRSGIDIPAIASQVVATIDGLQLQWLLDPEEIELAAVFETYIESLIDCLTVTNDTEETG
- a CDS encoding acetyl/propionyl/methylcrotonyl-CoA carboxylase subunit alpha — its product is MPQKTINKVLIANRGEIAVRVIRAARDAGIASVAVYAEPDAGALFVELADEAFALGGQTSAESYLVFDKILDAAARSGADAIHPGYGFLSENADFAQAVLDAGLTWIGPSPQSIRDLGDKVTARHIAERAQAPMAAGTKDPVADAAEVVAFAEQYGVPVAIKAAFGGGGRGMKVAHTIEEIPELFESATREAVAAFGRGECFVEQYLDKARHVEAQVIADQHGNVIVAGTRDCSLQRRFQKLVEEAPAPFLTDDQRARIHSSAKAICREAHYYGAGTVEYLVQGDTVSFLEVNTRLQVEHPVTEETAGIDLVRQQFRIAEGKALELTEDPTPRGHSFEFRINGEDAGRGFLPAPGPVAVYREPSGPGVRVDSGVRQGDVIGGQFDSMLAKLIVTGENRQQALERSARALAEFEVDGLATVIPFHRHIVENPAFIGDGESFEVYTKWIETDWENPLEPYSGGGAQTDDDEELPRQSVVVEVGGRRVEVSLPGDLNLSGGNGGGDGAIRRKPKSRSRTKGGAKAASGDAVAAPMQGTVVKVAVAEGDTVAAGDLVVVLEAMKMENPVTAHKDGTVTGLAVEAGAAVTQGTVLLEIK